The following are from one region of the Treponema denticola genome:
- a CDS encoding nucleotide-binding domain-containing protein has translation MTLFNNYLQDISKILTENRSSSSLCFSDSRKSLESVPSIKLEEAVMEKTLENTKNLIQINRNELANLFGMNPFSFQSLQIGAHPDFKSLGFEDHEQYYCVSMFMDIQGSTRLNEKYNLFQIKRIKDTILTLAIYVSLYFGGHVHRLQGDGIFLQFVRKGLAECDAVINALNTASVLTYFISTDLASIFISEGVEPLNVRIGIDLGFEKDVLWSYYGIPNYSELTTTSLHTDLAAKLQAAANSNEILVGENIRTILDINEKFCEICTDSRDENDLYIYKGSKNYKKFNFNWKNYLSSFDFIKKSSNKLLIEQPQFKLICKVKEEKHPNEIEYYQNSRAIVKGTQIKFDIMKNGYPYEKEDWESIEWKAFNSGTEAKQANQITHNFDGRYKDLTTCYAEAAYLGHHYIRCIIKSKNSKKENILTFPIFII, from the coding sequence ATGACTTTATTTAATAATTATTTACAGGATATTTCTAAAATTCTTACTGAAAATAGAAGTAGCTCTTCTTTGTGCTTTTCAGATTCAAGAAAAAGTCTTGAATCTGTACCAAGTATTAAGCTTGAGGAAGCTGTAATGGAGAAAACACTTGAGAATACTAAAAATTTAATCCAAATTAATAGAAATGAACTTGCCAATCTTTTTGGTATGAATCCGTTTTCTTTTCAATCTCTACAAATAGGTGCTCATCCTGATTTTAAGAGCTTAGGATTCGAAGATCATGAACAATATTACTGTGTATCTATGTTTATGGATATACAAGGGTCTACTAGATTAAATGAAAAGTATAATTTATTTCAAATAAAAAGAATTAAAGATACTATATTAACTTTAGCAATATATGTATCTTTATATTTTGGTGGGCATGTGCATAGATTGCAAGGTGATGGTATTTTTTTACAATTTGTACGAAAAGGGCTTGCTGAATGTGATGCTGTAATAAATGCATTGAATACAGCATCAGTTCTTACATACTTTATAAGTACAGATTTAGCTTCTATTTTTATTTCAGAAGGTGTAGAGCCTTTAAACGTAAGAATTGGTATTGATTTAGGTTTTGAAAAGGATGTGCTTTGGTCTTATTATGGTATTCCTAACTATTCAGAATTAACAACTACCAGTTTACATACAGATTTAGCTGCAAAATTGCAAGCAGCTGCGAATTCAAATGAAATACTAGTAGGAGAAAATATAAGAACGATTCTAGACATAAATGAAAAATTTTGTGAAATCTGTACAGATAGTCGAGACGAAAATGATTTATACATTTATAAGGGGAGTAAAAATTATAAAAAATTTAACTTTAATTGGAAAAATTATTTAAGTTCTTTTGATTTCATAAAAAAATCATCAAATAAACTTCTAATTGAACAACCGCAATTTAAACTTATATGTAAAGTTAAAGAAGAAAAACATCCCAACGAAATTGAATACTATCAAAATTCAAGAGCTATTGTAAAAGGAACCCAAATAAAATTTGATATCATGAAAAATGGATACCCCTATGAAAAAGAAGATTGGGAAAGTATAGAATGGAAAGCATTTAATTCTGGAACTGAGGCAAAACAGGCTAACCAGATAACTCATAATTTTGATGGACGCTACAAAGATCTTACTACCTGTTATGCGGAAGCCGCATATCTAGGGCATCATTATATTCGTTGCATTATTAAAAGTAAGAATTCAAAAAAAGAAAATATATTAACATTTCCAATATTTATAATATGA
- a CDS encoding Pycsar system effector family protein, with amino-acid sequence MDNDMRIKIIERFDSYYAGINNKGSFLLAFNTFFIGLVVVNYKNLLSSVIDNLKCYLCGLIGIIVFSFISSIFFTIKAIVPYFGSENINRKKSCWFFYDIATDDKETFFNRINNYTEDDIASDLNNQIFELSVGLKKKHEDIKIALIFDCIIICMFVILFFFIKG; translated from the coding sequence ATGGATAATGATATGAGAATAAAAATAATTGAAAGGTTTGATTCATATTATGCTGGCATCAATAACAAGGGATCTTTTTTACTTGCTTTTAATACTTTTTTTATTGGGCTGGTAGTTGTTAATTATAAAAATTTATTATCTTCTGTAATAGATAATTTGAAATGTTATTTATGCGGTCTAATAGGAATTATAGTATTTTCTTTTATCTCTTCAATTTTCTTTACGATAAAAGCAATAGTTCCTTATTTCGGTTCTGAAAACATTAATAGAAAAAAATCCTGTTGGTTTTTTTATGATATAGCAACAGATGACAAAGAAACATTTTTTAATAGAATAAATAATTATACAGAAGATGATATAGCTTCAGATTTAAATAATCAAATTTTTGAACTTTCAGTAGGACTTAAAAAAAAGCATGAAGATATTAAAATAGCTTTAATATTTGATTGTATTATAATATGTATGTTTGTTATTTTATTTTTTTTCATTAAGGGGTAA
- a CDS encoding outer membrane lipoprotein-sorting protein produces MKYFINKKLLIILIAFFVSIAVFAEIPSMEEMYKIMDKVFDTGNFKKDFTSTLTLIVEKPNQPKEVVQFKLFRRDTKDQTTLIQLAPEADKGNGYLQEKENLWFYDPIAHQFTHSSLKRNLANSDTKLSDVNKKSQFRQAWEILKIEEAKLGKYEVYAVTAKALEKDAAYAQEKFFVRKDEHLLLKIESYGASGKHMRTTLIPKYANVEGMPLPVHQIYINELIKGEKTTQIFQDFSTAKIDDVVFTKAYLEKIN; encoded by the coding sequence ATGAAATATTTTATTAACAAAAAATTATTGATTATACTCATTGCTTTTTTTGTAAGCATTGCGGTATTTGCCGAGATTCCCTCAATGGAGGAAATGTATAAGATTATGGATAAAGTTTTCGACACGGGAAATTTTAAAAAAGATTTTACAAGCACTCTCACACTGATTGTCGAAAAGCCTAATCAGCCTAAGGAAGTCGTTCAGTTTAAACTCTTTAGGCGTGACACTAAGGACCAAACAACTCTTATTCAGCTGGCTCCCGAAGCCGATAAGGGAAACGGTTATTTACAGGAAAAGGAGAACCTTTGGTTCTATGATCCTATTGCCCATCAGTTTACTCATTCTTCCCTTAAAAGGAATTTGGCAAACAGCGATACAAAATTATCCGATGTAAATAAAAAGTCGCAATTTAGGCAAGCTTGGGAAATTCTTAAAATTGAAGAAGCAAAGCTGGGTAAATATGAGGTTTATGCGGTAACTGCTAAGGCTTTGGAAAAGGATGCTGCTTATGCTCAAGAAAAATTCTTTGTACGAAAAGACGAACACCTCCTTTTAAAAATAGAAAGTTACGGTGCGAGCGGAAAACACATGAGAACTACTCTTATACCAAAATACGCAAATGTTGAAGGTATGCCGCTTCCCGTACATCAAATATATATAAATGAGCTTATCAAGGGAGAAAAAACAACGCAGATATTTCAAGACTTCAGCACTGCAAAAATTGATGATGTAGTTTTTACCAAGGCTTATTTGGAGAAGATAAACTAA
- a CDS encoding ABC transporter permease, protein MNILKIAFRNLNRQKRRSILLVFAIAFAFFVVIFMDGMTSGAVNSMAGEISKIVGGHVYIIGSKKAPDKSADDPAQIYMDKNDVEFIEKTVKELGIETTYIIKRSRASGKLIFEGKEVTSQIDGCKFDEEKILHDSILFKEGSWEAMKKENAILLSESVAATLNVDLHDIVLLETRTSQGQLTVIELQVEGIAVNRSSFGGITNYINFDYLQKITELEKDSIEVYSLFLKNPDMQEIYAQQLERKIAETHPITSRDLARTISPSQPASNVFKQLEEGKWQGTKFGIATFYDFAPQVITFMNTLNGISFGILIVLLVITMIGISNTFKIIVYERRGEVGTMRSCGVMRKHIRRLFLAEASFLSLFGAVCGFVLAVLVMQVISFIPIAVDSPFSVFTKNGYFAWNLSALLVFLKFVIMLGLTLLTVRGSASRAANMIPAEALRSGK, encoded by the coding sequence ATGAATATATTAAAAATAGCATTTAGAAATTTAAACAGACAAAAAAGGCGAAGTATTCTTTTGGTTTTTGCGATAGCCTTTGCTTTCTTTGTCGTTATCTTTATGGACGGCATGACTTCCGGTGCCGTAAACAGTATGGCCGGAGAAATTTCAAAAATCGTAGGAGGCCATGTCTATATAATAGGTTCAAAAAAGGCTCCCGATAAGTCGGCGGATGATCCTGCTCAAATTTATATGGACAAAAACGATGTTGAGTTTATAGAAAAGACCGTAAAAGAATTAGGAATAGAAACTACGTACATCATAAAAAGAAGTCGTGCATCAGGTAAGCTGATATTTGAAGGAAAAGAAGTTACCTCTCAAATTGACGGCTGCAAATTCGATGAAGAAAAAATTTTACATGACAGTATTCTTTTTAAGGAAGGAAGCTGGGAAGCCATGAAAAAAGAAAATGCAATTCTTCTTTCCGAATCGGTAGCCGCAACCTTAAATGTAGACTTGCACGATATAGTTTTACTTGAAACTAGGACATCACAAGGTCAGCTTACGGTTATTGAACTTCAAGTAGAAGGTATTGCAGTAAATCGCTCTTCATTCGGCGGAATCACAAATTACATCAATTTTGATTATTTGCAAAAAATTACGGAATTGGAAAAAGACAGTATAGAAGTATATTCGCTTTTTTTAAAAAATCCCGATATGCAGGAAATTTATGCGCAACAGCTTGAAAGAAAAATCGCAGAAACTCATCCCATTACAAGCAGGGATCTTGCCCGAACTATAAGCCCTTCACAGCCTGCAAGCAATGTATTTAAGCAACTTGAAGAAGGAAAGTGGCAGGGAACCAAATTCGGCATAGCTACTTTTTACGATTTTGCTCCGCAGGTTATTACCTTTATGAATACCTTAAACGGTATAAGTTTCGGTATTTTGATTGTGCTTTTGGTTATTACGATGATAGGTATTTCAAATACCTTTAAAATTATTGTGTATGAAAGAAGGGGGGAAGTCGGAACCATGCGCTCTTGCGGTGTTATGAGAAAACATATAAGGCGTCTTTTTCTTGCAGAAGCTTCATTTTTATCCTTATTCGGAGCCGTATGCGGTTTTGTACTTGCTGTTCTTGTAATGCAGGTTATCTCGTTTATTCCGATAGCTGTAGATTCACCTTTTTCGGTCTTTACCAAAAACGGATACTTTGCGTGGAACTTATCCGCTCTTTTAGTTTTTTTAAAGTTTGTGATAATGTTGGGTTTAACCCTGCTTACTGTAAGGGGCTCGGCTTCGAGAGCCGCTAATATGATTCCTGCCGAAGCGCTGAGGTCGGGAAAATAA
- a CDS encoding Txe/YoeB family addiction module toxin, producing the protein MYRIVYEKQAVKDIQNLKSSGLDIKAKKLIEIVRNDPFQKNPPFEALLGNLSGLYSRRINIHHRFVYQVYPEKIVIDNIEYEGTVKIIRMWSHYEKIKLN; encoded by the coding sequence ATGTACAGAATTGTTTATGAAAAACAAGCCGTAAAGGATATTCAGAATTTAAAATCATCAGGCTTGGATATAAAAGCAAAAAAATTGATAGAAATTGTACGCAATGACCCTTTTCAAAAAAATCCTCCATTTGAAGCCCTGCTTGGAAATCTTTCCGGTTTATATTCCCGTAGAATAAATATTCATCATCGATTTGTTTATCAAGTCTATCCTGAAAAGATAGTGATTGATAATATTGAGTATGAAGGAACAGTAAAAATTATCAGAATGTGGTCGCATTATGAGAAAATAAAGTTAAACTAA
- a CDS encoding ABC transporter ATP-binding protein: MNIVQVKNLKKTYPLGKVLVEAVKGIDFAIEQGEFVSISGPSGSGKSTILNMIGLIDTPSGGELIINNESIYKESDFASLLKKQNKKVKVPNKLDKKMTVLRHEYLGFIFQSFNLVPVLNVYENIEFPLLFGKAKESKANQKEWINYLIDKVGLSEWKNHKSNELSGGQRQRVAIARALATKPQIVLADEPTANLDSKTGIQILELMKEVNRELKTTFIFSTHDAKIVDMTNHRIKILDGQILEDVKASA; encoded by the coding sequence ATGAATATTGTACAAGTTAAAAACTTAAAGAAGACCTATCCGTTGGGAAAGGTTTTAGTTGAAGCCGTAAAAGGCATCGATTTCGCCATTGAGCAAGGCGAATTCGTTTCTATTTCAGGGCCTTCGGGTTCCGGCAAATCAACCATTCTTAATATGATAGGTTTAATAGATACGCCCTCGGGCGGGGAGCTCATCATAAACAATGAAAGTATTTATAAGGAATCGGATTTTGCTTCTCTTTTAAAAAAACAGAACAAAAAGGTTAAGGTTCCCAACAAACTGGATAAAAAAATGACCGTACTCCGCCACGAGTATTTAGGTTTTATTTTTCAATCCTTTAACCTTGTTCCGGTTTTAAATGTATACGAAAATATAGAATTTCCTCTTTTATTTGGAAAGGCAAAAGAGAGTAAAGCAAATCAAAAAGAGTGGATTAACTATTTAATCGATAAGGTCGGTTTGAGCGAATGGAAGAACCATAAGTCTAACGAGCTTTCAGGAGGTCAAAGGCAGAGGGTTGCCATCGCAAGAGCCTTAGCTACTAAACCTCAAATAGTTTTAGCCGATGAGCCTACTGCAAACCTTGACTCAAAGACAGGTATTCAAATTTTGGAGCTTATGAAAGAGGTAAACAGGGAACTTAAAACAACCTTTATCTTTTCGACACATGACGCAAAGATCGTAGATATGACCAACCACCGCATTAAGATTTTGGACGGTCAAATCCTTGAAGATGTAAAGGCTTCAGCTTAA
- a CDS encoding anaerobic ribonucleoside-triphosphate reductase activating protein: MLAGLQKTTLVNFPRRVAAAVFLPGCNMRCPYCHNAELALASPSSFTANQENTNDYYELSEIYTFLESRKNLISGFVISGGEPFMSPALFELIERAKSLNLAVKIDTNGLFPERIEEVLGSSNLKPDMIAIDVKTSPERYGELLASKTDSAAKKAKTALLKTLDILKSNTEKTEVEYRTVLAPYLVSEDEINKIASLLPKNARWRLAQFVPGTCLNPEWNSVEPYPLSQAQALTAIAKSLITDTELR, from the coding sequence ATGCTTGCAGGTTTACAAAAAACTACCTTAGTTAATTTTCCCCGCCGCGTAGCAGCGGCGGTTTTTTTACCCGGCTGTAATATGCGATGCCCCTACTGCCACAATGCAGAGCTCGCCCTAGCCTCTCCTTCTTCCTTTACTGCAAATCAGGAAAACACCAATGATTATTATGAGCTTAGCGAAATCTATACATTTTTAGAAAGTAGGAAAAACCTTATTTCAGGCTTTGTTATTTCAGGGGGAGAACCCTTTATGTCTCCGGCCTTGTTCGAGCTCATTGAAAGAGCAAAGTCCTTAAACCTTGCAGTCAAAATAGACACAAACGGCCTTTTTCCGGAACGCATAGAAGAGGTTTTAGGCTCTTCCAATCTTAAACCTGATATGATAGCCATAGATGTAAAGACTTCGCCTGAAAGGTACGGGGAACTTTTAGCCTCAAAAACCGATTCAGCCGCAAAAAAAGCAAAAACCGCACTCTTAAAAACCCTCGATATTCTAAAATCAAATACCGAAAAAACGGAAGTAGAATATAGAACGGTTTTGGCTCCGTACCTCGTATCTGAAGACGAAATAAACAAAATAGCCTCCCTCCTGCCTAAAAACGCAAGATGGAGGCTAGCCCAATTTGTACCGGGAACTTGTTTAAACCCTGAGTGGAACTCGGTAGAACCCTATCCACTCTCTCAAGCTCAAGCCCTTACAGCCATTGCAAAAAGCCTTATCACCGATACCGAATTACGCTGA
- a CDS encoding SPFH domain-containing protein has product MNEVELKAKNGFVMLCLFILIELAAFPALVCSIYFAGEDLIPPYIGIPCIAVLVLIIITVSTCFFGIKILKPQEALVLTLFGKHTGTLKKSGMYFVNPFSIAVNPAAETVLRQSGDVNKKVYAQNAGVNFALNKKISLKQMTLNNNQQKINDRLGNPIEIGIAVIWRVVDTAKAVFAVDNYKEFLSLQCDVALRNIVKIYPYDIAENVDTTGDGTPDEGSLRGSSEIVANRIKNEIQSKVNEAGIEIIEARITYLAYAQEIAATMLQRQQASAIIDARKMIVDGAVGMVEMALDKLNESGKVILDEERKAAMVSNLLVVLCGNKDAQPIVNSGSLY; this is encoded by the coding sequence ATGAATGAAGTAGAATTAAAAGCAAAAAACGGGTTTGTGATGTTATGTCTTTTTATACTTATCGAACTTGCTGCCTTTCCGGCCTTGGTCTGCAGTATCTATTTTGCAGGTGAGGATTTAATTCCGCCTTATATAGGTATTCCCTGTATTGCGGTTCTTGTTTTAATAATAATAACGGTTTCTACCTGTTTTTTCGGTATTAAGATATTAAAACCGCAGGAAGCCCTAGTTCTAACCCTTTTTGGAAAGCACACTGGTACCCTAAAAAAGAGCGGGATGTATTTTGTTAATCCCTTTTCTATCGCTGTTAATCCTGCTGCAGAAACCGTTTTGCGCCAAAGCGGAGATGTAAACAAAAAGGTTTATGCTCAAAATGCAGGTGTTAATTTTGCATTAAACAAAAAGATTTCTTTAAAGCAGATGACCTTAAACAATAACCAGCAAAAGATAAACGATAGGCTTGGAAACCCCATCGAAATAGGCATTGCCGTAATTTGGAGGGTTGTAGATACGGCAAAGGCTGTTTTTGCAGTGGATAACTACAAAGAATTTTTATCTTTGCAATGCGATGTTGCTTTAAGAAATATAGTTAAAATCTATCCTTACGATATTGCAGAAAATGTAGATACAACAGGGGACGGTACTCCCGATGAAGGCTCGCTCAGAGGTTCTTCCGAAATTGTTGCAAACAGAATCAAAAATGAAATTCAGTCAAAGGTTAATGAGGCCGGTATAGAGATTATCGAAGCCCGCATTACCTATCTTGCCTATGCCCAAGAAATAGCTGCCACAATGCTTCAAAGGCAGCAGGCTTCTGCAATTATCGATGCCCGAAAGATGATAGTTGACGGAGCCGTAGGTATGGTCGAGATGGCCTTGGATAAGTTAAACGAAAGCGGAAAGGTGATTCTCGATGAAGAGCGAAAGGCTGCCATGGTGTCAAACCTTCTTGTAGTCCTTTGCGGAAATAAGGATGCTCAGCCCATAGTAAATTCGGGTTCTTTATATTGA
- a CDS encoding type II toxin-antitoxin system Phd/YefM family antitoxin, translating to MKAINVTQAHTDLFKILAFVNDNSQPLTLTNSKGKNAVIIGEDDWNAIQETIYLNSISGLPESLISGKNAALEDCLSENEVKW from the coding sequence ATGAAAGCAATTAATGTAACACAGGCTCATACCGATCTTTTTAAAATACTTGCCTTTGTTAATGATAATTCTCAACCTCTTACACTTACAAATAGTAAGGGAAAAAATGCAGTTATCATTGGTGAAGATGATTGGAACGCTATACAGGAAACAATATATCTAAACTCTATTTCAGGTTTGCCGGAATCGCTTATTTCGGGAAAAAACGCAGCTTTGGAAGACTGCCTATCCGAAAATGAAGTTAAATGGTAG
- a CDS encoding DUF2147 domain-containing protein, whose amino-acid sequence MKKIILIALFFMCILAMGFSEDPVIGLWKSVDEKTNEVTGVWNIYEKDGKLFGEMLVTVGHDPKELASSCKESYKDFPKAGKVNEMPLVGTPFIYNLVKKEAGSWHKGYIIDPGDGKYYYCKIKFHKADGKKFKTDTLEMRGEIGLGIGRSQYWLRTDKAETDELIKNNVVKN is encoded by the coding sequence ATGAAAAAAATAATTTTGATTGCTTTATTTTTTATGTGTATTTTGGCTATGGGCTTTTCCGAAGATCCGGTTATCGGTTTATGGAAAAGCGTTGATGAAAAAACCAATGAGGTTACCGGAGTCTGGAATATCTATGAAAAAGACGGAAAATTGTTTGGGGAAATGCTTGTTACCGTAGGACATGATCCTAAGGAGCTTGCGTCTTCCTGTAAAGAATCCTATAAAGATTTTCCGAAAGCCGGAAAGGTAAACGAAATGCCGCTCGTAGGCACGCCTTTTATTTACAATCTTGTAAAAAAAGAAGCCGGTTCATGGCATAAGGGCTATATCATTGATCCGGGTGACGGCAAGTATTACTATTGCAAAATAAAATTTCACAAGGCTGACGGTAAAAAATTTAAAACCGATACCCTTGAAATGCGCGGAGAGATCGGTCTCGGCATAGGACGCAGTCAGTATTGGCTTAGAACCGATAAGGCAGAAACCGACGAATTGATCAAAAATAATGTAGTTAAGAATTAG
- a CDS encoding ABC transporter permease: MNKTIFKMAVKNLFASKAKMIITLSLIGIGTFLVILGFGILNFSLQQTQAVCISDFSGDVLITGKPEKDTVMVQLLGVFQTVSVSMDTPKMPYLVPFEKVKSKVESLPEVKGLTSSVFASGMLKALDLPDSWEAEDKNRSFFPYAQILGIEPESYKNLFDTINIYEGEYPKTSNGKFALIPRDLKEKFEKYYDRPLNLGDEILVTAFAGKARQQKVIITGFFDYAHPDTAIDGIAYFDVDTTRILADMTMGARVAAAIPDSVDLSLSEKSEDELFSDDSGADIIDTVQNSNSKIDYENLLGSTELRDRLNLADNEAWHHIVIKLKDSSKTQSVIKTLNDWFKEEGISARAVNWERGMAMYYSAIEGTRILFITMLAILSVVVLIVIMNTLVVAVMQRSSEIGTMRAIGAKKGFVRRIFFAESFFMSCVGVLIGLVLALITAAVVNAFDIRVGDILAAMFGGKQIRVSISIGSAVWTMAAMLLAGLAANWYPVRLALKISPLEAINR, encoded by the coding sequence ATGAATAAGACAATTTTTAAAATGGCGGTAAAAAATCTTTTTGCAAGTAAAGCGAAAATGATTATTACCTTATCACTTATAGGAATAGGAACTTTTTTGGTAATCCTAGGCTTCGGTATCTTAAATTTTTCATTGCAGCAAACTCAAGCGGTGTGTATAAGCGATTTTTCGGGAGATGTTTTAATTACGGGCAAGCCTGAAAAAGACACTGTAATGGTACAACTCTTGGGAGTTTTTCAGACAGTCAGTGTCAGCATGGATACACCTAAGATGCCCTATCTGGTTCCTTTTGAAAAAGTTAAGTCCAAGGTTGAAAGCCTTCCTGAGGTAAAAGGCCTTACATCTTCCGTTTTTGCAAGCGGTATGCTCAAGGCTCTTGATTTACCCGATTCATGGGAGGCCGAAGACAAGAACCGGTCCTTTTTTCCTTATGCACAGATTCTAGGAATTGAACCTGAAAGTTATAAAAATCTTTTTGATACGATTAATATTTATGAAGGAGAATATCCTAAAACATCAAACGGTAAGTTTGCTCTGATTCCGCGTGATTTAAAAGAAAAGTTTGAAAAATATTATGACAGGCCCTTAAACTTGGGTGACGAGATTTTGGTAACGGCCTTTGCAGGAAAGGCAAGACAGCAAAAAGTTATCATAACGGGCTTTTTTGATTATGCTCATCCCGATACGGCAATAGACGGCATAGCCTACTTTGATGTAGATACAACCCGAATACTTGCCGATATGACCATGGGAGCAAGAGTTGCAGCGGCCATTCCCGATTCCGTCGATTTAAGCCTTTCAGAAAAATCGGAAGATGAACTTTTTTCGGATGATTCAGGCGCAGATATTATAGATACCGTACAGAATTCAAATTCAAAGATTGATTATGAAAATCTTTTGGGAAGCACCGAACTGCGCGATCGGCTTAACTTAGCCGACAATGAAGCTTGGCATCATATCGTAATAAAGCTTAAAGATTCTTCAAAGACTCAAAGCGTAATAAAAACCTTAAATGATTGGTTTAAGGAAGAAGGAATAAGCGCTCGAGCTGTGAATTGGGAACGCGGAATGGCAATGTATTACAGTGCAATAGAAGGAACAAGAATTCTTTTTATTACAATGCTGGCTATTCTTTCCGTAGTAGTTTTAATCGTTATAATGAATACACTGGTTGTCGCCGTTATGCAAAGAAGCTCCGAGATAGGAACGATGAGGGCCATAGGAGCTAAAAAAGGTTTTGTCAGAAGGATATTTTTTGCGGAATCTTTTTTTATGTCTTGCGTAGGTGTTCTTATCGGCTTGGTACTTGCTCTTATCACTGCAGCCGTTGTAAATGCTTTTGACATCAGGGTCGGAGATATACTTGCAGCTATGTTCGGCGGAAAACAGATTAGGGTAAGTATTTCGATCGGTTCTGCCGTTTGGACAATGGCTGCAATGCTTTTAGCAGGTCTTGCAGCAAACTGGTATCCGGTAAGGCTTGCTTTAAAGATAAGTCCTCTTGAAGCAATTAACCGTTAA
- the nrdD gene encoding anaerobic ribonucleoside-triphosphate reductase has protein sequence MRNIEKVNAEIEEVKKELENVHGTGTEVYARIVGYYRSVRNWNKGKREEYNHRLMFSSENERIGKTLSDCDCLPISGSLNFSSSENLSEKKEQIA, from the coding sequence ATGAGAAACATTGAAAAAGTCAATGCAGAAATTGAAGAGGTAAAAAAAGAACTTGAAAATGTTCATGGCACGGGAACCGAGGTTTATGCCAGAATTGTAGGCTACTACCGATCGGTCCGCAACTGGAACAAAGGAAAACGGGAAGAATATAACCATAGGCTTATGTTCTCTTCCGAAAACGAAAGGATTGGAAAAACTCTGTCCGACTGTGATTGCCTGCCCATCAGCGGCTCCTTAAATTTTTCAAGTTCGGAAAACCTTTCAGAAAAAAAAGAACAAATAGCCTAA